In the Chryseobacterium sp. MYb264 genome, one interval contains:
- a CDS encoding FAD-dependent oxidoreductase — MVIDNKKIAIIGGGPGGLTLARLLQLKNADVKVYERDENKDVRVQGATLDLHEESGLEALRRAGLMKKFKANYRPNAGKLKILDKDLTIHLNEHSADETYSEDRPEIDRAPLRKILLDSLKPETVVWDSQFISMEKEGEGWKLHFKNGNSYYADIVIAADGANSKIRSYLTDITSIYSGITMIEGNIYNAKINAPKLWELVNGGKVFALDNNQSLLFSTKGDGTLTFYTGCKSDENWVKNSGIDFKNKNQVFEWFKEEFSSWKKDFHELFESGEISIIPRPQYHYPPDQSWETLSTLTLLGDAAHRMPPYAGEGVNMAMQDAFELAENLTNNTFETIQSAISDYEKNMLKRASEITRITLNSTEMLHSPKAIENLLKMFKGE; from the coding sequence ATGGTAATTGATAATAAAAAAATCGCCATTATTGGCGGCGGTCCCGGAGGATTGACATTGGCAAGACTTTTACAATTAAAAAATGCTGATGTTAAAGTGTATGAAAGAGATGAGAATAAAGATGTTCGTGTGCAGGGTGCAACTTTAGATCTGCATGAAGAATCTGGATTGGAAGCACTTCGAAGAGCAGGTCTGATGAAGAAGTTCAAAGCAAATTATCGTCCGAATGCAGGAAAATTGAAAATTTTAGATAAAGATTTAACTATTCATCTTAATGAACATTCTGCCGATGAAACCTACTCCGAAGATCGTCCGGAAATCGACAGAGCTCCACTTCGAAAAATATTGTTGGATTCTTTGAAACCTGAAACTGTGGTTTGGGACAGCCAATTTATTTCCATGGAAAAAGAGGGTGAAGGTTGGAAATTGCATTTCAAAAATGGAAATTCTTATTACGCTGATATCGTCATTGCAGCAGACGGAGCGAATTCCAAAATAAGGTCTTATCTTACAGATATTACATCAATTTATTCAGGAATAACGATGATTGAAGGGAATATTTACAATGCTAAAATCAACGCTCCAAAACTTTGGGAATTGGTAAATGGTGGGAAAGTTTTTGCTTTAGACAATAATCAATCTCTTCTTTTCAGTACCAAAGGTGATGGAACTTTGACATTTTATACCGGATGTAAATCCGATGAAAACTGGGTGAAAAATTCCGGAATTGATTTTAAGAATAAAAATCAGGTTTTCGAATGGTTTAAAGAAGAATTTTCTTCATGGAAAAAAGATTTTCATGAATTATTTGAAAGTGGTGAAATTTCCATTATTCCAAGACCCCAATACCACTACCCTCCTGATCAATCATGGGAAACTTTATCTACTCTGACTTTATTAGGCGACGCAGCCCACAGAATGCCTCCTTACGCTGGAGAAGGTGTCAATATGGCGATGCAGGACGCTTTCGAATTAGCGGAAAATTTGACAAACAATACTTTTGAAACCATACAATCAGCTATTTCAGATTATGAAAAAAATATGCTAAAACGAGCTTCTGAGATTACAAGAATCACTTTAAACAGTACAGAAATGTTACATTCTCCGAAGGCGATCGAAAATCTTTTGAAGATGTTTAAAGGAGAATAA
- a CDS encoding STM3941 family protein, whose protein sequence is MNEVHFYSNKTKNLLSFITSAIFCTAFIYSYEDLQNKKLTTVIISHLAFLLFTFGSGSTFLLLIRKKPLLTITNTEIIIYNLLSKTISVKFENISNFYIHKSTYRGIKTTESINIVYNRKNKQKFFGSHNIQTNTLNVKTEDLLKILNSYLQLSRS, encoded by the coding sequence ATGAATGAAGTTCATTTTTATTCTAATAAAACCAAAAATTTGCTTTCATTTATAACCTCCGCTATATTCTGTACGGCTTTCATATACTCTTATGAAGATTTACAAAATAAAAAATTAACCACAGTAATTATTTCACATTTAGCGTTTCTGCTTTTTACGTTTGGCAGTGGTTCAACATTCCTTTTATTGATAAGAAAAAAACCTTTACTTACAATTACCAATACCGAAATTATCATTTATAATTTATTATCAAAAACTATTTCTGTAAAATTTGAAAATATTTCTAATTTTTACATCCATAAAAGTACGTATCGTGGAATTAAGACAACTGAAAGCATAAACATTGTATATAATCGCAAAAATAAACAGAAGTTCTTCGGTTCACATAATATCCAAACTAATACTTTGAATGTTAAAACTGAAGATTTATTAAAAATTTTAAATAGCTATTTGCAACTATCCAGATCATAG
- a CDS encoding helix-turn-helix domain-containing protein, whose product MSDLIYQSQKPDPSLSGFVESSWMLDNPSENKEVILLPDGRIDLLFSQSLKEPFHIVLLGIGTHPEQVVIAEKTKIFAVSFNLIAAEYILHQSISDLLNNAKILPSDFWNFTIDDLNDFEKFCEKISVKIKEELSTQKIDERKLKLFDLIYSLKGSLTVKELSEKVIWSERQINRYFNQQFGISLKSYLGILRFRASFQHIKDGKLFPEENFSDQSHFIKEIKKLSGFLPKELSQNQNDRFIQFSVLPKK is encoded by the coding sequence ATGTCAGATCTCATTTATCAGTCACAAAAACCAGACCCTTCCCTTTCCGGCTTTGTGGAAAGTTCTTGGATGCTGGATAATCCGTCAGAAAACAAAGAAGTCATTCTATTGCCTGATGGAAGGATTGATTTGCTCTTTTCACAATCTTTAAAAGAACCGTTTCACATCGTCTTATTAGGAATCGGAACGCATCCTGAACAAGTTGTTATCGCTGAAAAAACTAAGATTTTTGCGGTAAGTTTTAATTTAATTGCGGCAGAATATATTTTACATCAAAGTATTTCTGATCTGTTAAATAATGCGAAAATTTTACCTTCTGACTTTTGGAATTTTACGATTGATGATTTAAATGATTTCGAAAAATTCTGTGAAAAAATTTCAGTTAAGATTAAAGAAGAACTTTCCACTCAAAAAATTGATGAAAGGAAACTTAAATTATTTGATTTAATTTATTCATTAAAAGGTTCGTTAACGGTGAAAGAACTTTCGGAAAAAGTAATTTGGAGCGAAAGGCAAATCAATCGTTATTTTAATCAGCAATTTGGAATTTCATTAAAATCATATTTGGGAATTTTACGTTTTCGGGCTTCATTTCAACATATTAAGGACGGAAAACTGTTTCCTGAAGAGAACTTTTCCGACCAGTCACATTTCATTAAAGAAATCAAAAAATTATCCGGATTTCTTCCAAAAGAATTAAGCCAAAATCAAAACGACCGATTTATACAATTTTCCGTGCTACCCAAAAAGTAA
- a CDS encoding DUF4932 domain-containing protein, with protein MKKICIGLLLILSFSLFSQKNIKVELTESYELGNIILALTEYGKTDPWDVQKIPPYYDEILQYFDPVKDHPLLKKVNYSREKWKNFLGFRTDMYAFSFDKNGKLKRDYPFNSFGPQEVDDHLELINDFVKKSDYRQFYRQHQSVYKQIIKNYKDYYFINKSFLFLDDLAPKSKENVGSNYIIAISPLVGGQNCHREIDSLTTVDFPNIDKDLILGNMKSHIESRISANHSIFTEMDHGYVNPLSSRHSKLISANFNPEKWAKNSGYKGINIFNEYMTWAVYDLFIHEYFPKQKVDSISNVFSKQNSTRGFIAQNIFSKKLLSLYQKSSAKKLDDLYEPMLKWCKSVENKITQPLLLNADSKNFISLLNETVTLNFSEPMKKSDEIEVTVYEFQDGKQTKNSMLISVKNPVWSKDGRSVSFKLSTTYNEYALGFYHWKNLKGLYSQNDILLYANSYILIKK; from the coding sequence ATGAAAAAGATCTGCATTGGATTACTATTAATTTTATCATTCTCACTATTTTCCCAGAAAAATATTAAAGTGGAATTAACGGAAAGCTATGAATTGGGTAATATTATTTTAGCTTTAACGGAATATGGAAAAACGGATCCTTGGGATGTACAGAAAATTCCACCTTATTATGATGAAATCCTTCAGTATTTTGACCCGGTAAAAGATCACCCACTTTTAAAAAAAGTAAATTATTCGCGGGAGAAGTGGAAAAACTTTCTCGGATTCAGAACAGATATGTACGCTTTTTCTTTTGATAAAAACGGAAAACTGAAAAGAGACTATCCTTTTAATTCATTTGGTCCTCAGGAGGTTGATGATCATTTGGAATTAATAAATGATTTCGTTAAAAAGTCAGATTACCGACAGTTTTATCGTCAGCATCAAAGTGTCTACAAACAAATCATTAAAAACTACAAAGATTATTATTTCATCAATAAAAGCTTTTTATTTTTGGATGATCTTGCTCCCAAATCTAAGGAAAACGTGGGGAGTAATTATATTATTGCCATTTCTCCGCTGGTGGGAGGGCAAAACTGCCATCGGGAAATTGACAGTCTGACGACTGTGGATTTTCCCAATATTGATAAAGATCTTATCCTGGGAAATATGAAGTCCCATATCGAAAGTCGGATTTCCGCCAACCATTCAATTTTTACGGAGATGGATCATGGATATGTAAACCCTCTCTCGAGCCGACATTCAAAATTGATTTCAGCAAATTTTAACCCTGAAAAATGGGCTAAGAATTCAGGATATAAAGGAATAAATATTTTTAATGAATATATGACCTGGGCTGTTTATGATTTATTTATTCACGAATATTTTCCAAAACAAAAAGTTGACAGCATTTCCAATGTATTTTCAAAGCAAAATAGCACGAGAGGTTTTATCGCTCAGAATATATTTTCTAAAAAGCTACTGAGTCTTTATCAAAAAAGTAGCGCAAAAAAACTTGATGACCTTTACGAACCGATGCTGAAATGGTGCAAAAGTGTGGAGAATAAGATTACACAGCCCCTCCTGTTAAATGCCGACAGCAAAAATTTTATCAGTTTACTAAATGAAACTGTTACTCTTAATTTCTCTGAACCTATGAAAAAGTCTGATGAAATAGAAGTCACTGTTTATGAGTTTCAAGATGGAAAGCAAACCAAGAACAGCATGTTGATATCCGTAAAAAATCCTGTCTGGTCAAAAGACGGACGATCGGTAAGTTTTAAACTGAGTACCACCTATAATGAATATGCTCTCGGCTTTTATCATTGGAAAAATTTAAAAGGACTTTATTCACAAAATGATATTTTACTTTATGCCAACAGCTACATTCTTATTAAAAAGTAA
- a CDS encoding YdeI/OmpD-associated family protein, which yields MAATFFPTQEEFREWLQKNHKTEKELVVGFYKIGTKKLSITWSESVDQALCFGWIDGIRKSIDAESYSIRFTPRKPTSIWSAINIKKMDDLTKAGLMTEEGLKAFQLRKEERSAIYSHEKDLATLYPAYEEQFKANKKAWEFFNNQAPSYKKVMLHWITSAKQEKTRISRLEKVIIASENGKRVT from the coding sequence ATGGCAGCAACATTTTTCCCAACGCAAGAAGAATTCCGAGAATGGTTGCAGAAAAATCACAAAACGGAAAAGGAATTGGTGGTAGGATTTTATAAAATCGGAACGAAAAAACTGTCCATAACCTGGTCGGAATCGGTGGATCAGGCATTGTGTTTTGGCTGGATTGACGGCATTCGGAAATCGATCGATGCTGAAAGTTACAGCATCCGTTTTACGCCCCGAAAACCGACCAGTATCTGGAGCGCCATTAATATTAAAAAAATGGATGATCTTACAAAAGCCGGATTGATGACTGAGGAAGGTCTGAAAGCTTTTCAACTAAGAAAAGAAGAAAGATCTGCCATTTATTCACATGAAAAAGATCTTGCTACGCTTTATCCTGCTTACGAAGAACAATTTAAAGCCAATAAAAAAGCATGGGAATTTTTCAATAACCAGGCGCCTTCTTATAAAAAAGTAATGCTTCACTGGATTACGAGTGCCAAACAGGAGAAAACGAGAATTTCGAGATTGGAAAAGGTAATTATTGCAAGTGAAAACGGAAAACGTGTAACATAG
- a CDS encoding HD domain-containing protein, producing the protein MNTQDTYQNTIQFAAQQHTDKNQTIPGSHLPYVVHLSNVAMEILVASEKSENFNTEFAIQLALLHDTLEDTDVTFEELEYQFGKAVADGVLALTKNSDLEKSEKMMDSLRRIQQQPKEVWAVKLADRITNLQTPPHFWKEEKIIKYKEEAKIILEELRGGNAYLERRLGDKIKKYNCL; encoded by the coding sequence ATGAACACTCAGGACACTTATCAAAACACCATACAATTTGCAGCCCAACAGCACACGGATAAAAACCAAACCATTCCGGGATCTCATCTTCCTTACGTTGTGCATCTCAGCAATGTTGCGATGGAAATTTTGGTTGCCTCAGAGAAATCGGAAAATTTTAATACTGAATTTGCTATTCAACTCGCTTTACTTCATGATACTTTGGAAGATACGGATGTTACTTTCGAAGAATTAGAATATCAATTCGGAAAAGCTGTGGCTGATGGAGTTTTAGCGTTAACGAAAAATTCTGATCTCGAAAAATCCGAAAAAATGATGGATAGTTTGCGAAGAATTCAACAACAGCCGAAAGAAGTTTGGGCCGTAAAATTGGCGGACAGAATTACCAATTTACAAACTCCACCTCACTTTTGGAAAGAAGAAAAAATCATAAAATATAAAGAAGAGGCGAAAATTATTCTTGAAGAACTTCGGGGTGGAAATGCATATCTGGAAAGAAGATTGGGAGATAAGATTAAAAAATATAATTGCCTTTAA